From the Saccharomycodes ludwigii strain NBRC 1722 chromosome I, whole genome shotgun sequence genome, one window contains:
- the GEP7 gene encoding Gep7p (similar to Saccharomyces cerevisiae YGL057C | GEP7 | GEnetic interactors of Prohibitins), translated as MLKIPLLCRGSYTSITTNRSIKNALLIRLRKNSYYSNISTNSTGLKHQQTTDIPRSLLIKQHRRLNEETLGAGSAKNKNETNTLFITSLKDITGFFNPGGFKDEEYEQLHLDKLNTLANNGALQELLLLKFGIKHYPIKPMDNQDPIPIKLMLESWKTLTFEELELLNFHLDQITAIMGMTNNNDGVSNNTESKIDGANHPEITEQQQTIQTNENNTGDSNYIDFSSLEYLYTWKNLPIQYKQLLYYRSYGSYGPREDLVFPINPHDPPQDLIWKQPSVVVNGNGICTDGKIKVRKLTASELNNVWKCSEARMKYLNTELKRIDPVSRFIIWIIFGVSLYCLYQDKTLEQKEKKENGKKA; from the coding sequence ATGCTTAAAATACCATTATTGTGTCGGGGATCGTACACTTCTATTACAACAAATCgttcaattaaaaatgctTTACTAATACGTTTACGTAAAAACTCATACTATAGCAATATTTCTACTAATAGTACGGGTCTAAAACATCAGCAGACAACAGACATTCCTAgatcattattaattaaacaaCACAGGAGATTAAATGAAGAAACCTTGGGTGCCGGATCtgctaaaaacaaaaatgaaacaaaTACTCTATTTATCACGTCTCTAAAGGACATTACTGGGTTTTTCAATCCTGGTGGATTTAAAGATGAAGAATATGAACAACTTCATCTGGATAAGTTGAACACTTTGGCTAATAATGGAGCTTTACAGGAATTGTTGTTACTAAAATTTGGCATCAAGCACTATCCGATCAAGCCCATGGACAATCAGGACCCGATACCCATTAAGTTGATGCTTGAATCATGGAAAACATTAACTTTTGAAGAATTGGAATTATTGAACTTTCATCTAGATCAAATTACTGCCATCATGGGCATgaccaataacaatgacGGTGTCAGTAACAATACTGAATCCAAAATTGATGGTGCAAATCATCCAGAAATAACAGAACAACAACAGACCATACAAactaatgaaaataatactggTGATTCAAACTATATCGACTTTAGTTCGCtggaatatttatatacttgGAAAAATTTACCTATTCAATATAAACAACTGCTATATTATAGATCGTATGGGTCTTACGGCCCAAGAGAAGATTTAGTTTTTCCGATCAACCCTCATGATCCACCACAAGATCTAATATGGAAACAACCAAGTGTTGTCGTTAATGGTAATGGCATCTGTACTGATGGGAAGATCAAAGTGCGTAAATTGACAGCTAGTGAGTTGAATAATGTTTGGAAATGTAGTGAAGCTAGAATGAAGTATTTAAATACAGAGTTGAAGAGAATCGATCCCGTCAGTaggtttattatttggatTATTTTTGGTGTAAGTTTATATTGCCTATATCAAGATAAAACACTCGAacagaaggaaaaaaaggaaaacgGAAAAAAAGCATAA
- a CDS encoding uncharacterized protein (similar to Saccharomyces cerevisiae YGL060W | YBP2 | Yap1-Binding Protein (paralog of YBR216C | YBP1)), whose amino-acid sequence MVQDKNSIEKKGQNNDIVVPNVIPSNDNTAKSITKDIPENNDQGTQDEKEQHQEQKQILDIAEICDNLKRAFKEEGTDDPISLITIIDIYTQQLLKTSNETFILQFLDVLQDELIKADDRLLKEIGWDLPKILLQFIRFDYLNVNIQLKFNKPLRIVMRCFNELVLRGNPKELFLTGCELLNNLNFDDEKAEEKKVCMNLDFSKINQVLTRDPAEFTLELKFHILEELVSSTMRKIDNNPFPSKFLAMSTDSLLRFIRNNNSKIQDSFFILRRIYTFIRGYEPPQYHSTTHTAPITDYDEEGENLLQRKLLVNFTTTVFPILFNTHTGQLAWIYYSENISCNREDIRKARDLEKNPAYHEFITLYERFYQLCNSFDVDIEKEFVNLCCEESKSIYNAIPQTTSSDAISQVIFQLPVAYEFSKLKNERKIPINFDGILLLACYHYHKNDVTSAPPQLNLTNMIYLFLRVTSPGTISPALKNDIVKECVYFFIWYCFKHAASCESLMEELSKISSFILITFFQLLLLDNITPNYTGLLPNAASRMCSLTLLTRFLCLSPNKVSFEFIKDTLLSCPYPEGKVFIISIMKDLMTRKCNVSAVNTTLNIELSNLHLTAANSSAENSDRNVDKGISPTLSEKGSACCYIEINDDIMATIHSLTMLCIDTIRKSALTIFDVGTSIGDSNGSDSFKVNLQILLSYLNFYCSVYQKWNSNLLEIVNSEISTFLKTHKKNDDSQYEKYPEIQFIDMANKTLYSFIKIKDKENGK is encoded by the coding sequence ATGGTTCAAGATAAAAACtctattgaaaaaaagggacaaaataatgatattgttGTTCCCAACGTTATTCCTTCCAACGATAATACTGCAAAAAGTATAACCAAAGATATTCCAGAAAATAACGATCAAGGAACACAAGATGAGAAAGAACAACATCAAGAACAAAAACAGATACTAGATATTGCTGAAATTTGcgataatttaaaaagagCCTTTAAAGAAGAAGGTACTGATGATCctatttctttaattacAATAATAGACATATACACCCAgcaacttttaaaaacttcAAATGAAACCTTCATTTTACAGTTTTTGGATGTCTTGCAGGATGAATTGATTAAAGCTGATGATAGATTATTAAAGGAAATTGGTTGGGATCTACCCAAAATATTGTTGCAATTTATCCGCTTTGATTACCTCAACGTTAATattcaattaaaatttaataaaccaTTAAGAATCGTTATGAGATGTTTTAATGAATTAGTTTTACGTGGAAATCCAAAAgagttatttttaactggCTGCGAACTCCTAAATAATCTAAActttgatgatgaaaaagcagaagagaaaaaagtttgCATGAATTTAGACTTTAGCAAGATTAATCAAGTTTTAACAAGAGATCCAGCTGAATTCACATTAGAACTAAAGTTTCATATTTTAGAAGAGTTGGTCAGCTCTACAATGAGgaaaattgataataatccATTTCCATCTAAATTTTTAGCCATGTCTACCGACTCCCTACTAAGATTTATTcgcaataataattctaaaatTCAGGATagttttttcattttgcGCAGAATTTACACTTTTATTAGAGGTTATGAACCACCGCAATATCATTCTACTACCCATACTGCTCCAATTACAGATTATGATGAGGAAGGAGAAAACCTGttacaaagaaaattattggTAAACTTCACCACAACGGTCTTCcccattttatttaatacgCATACCGGACAATTAGCTTGGATATATTATTCAGAAAACATAAGTTGTAACCGAGAGGATATTCGTAAAGCTAGGGATTTAGAGAAAAATCCCGCTTACCATGAATTTATTACATTATATGAAAGATTTTATCAACTTTGTAATTCGTTTGATGTtgatattgaaaaagaatttgTTAACTTGTGTTGTGAAGAATCCAAGAGTATCTATAATGCTATTCCACAAACCACATCTTCAGATGCTATTTCACAAgttattttccaattacCTGTAGCTTAtgaattttcaaaattgaagaatgaaaggaaaataccaattaattttgatggtattttattgttagcCTGCTATCACTATCATAAAAACGATGTTACATCAGCTCCTCCCCAGCTAAATTTAACCAacatgatttatttatttctaagAGTTACGTCTCCAGGAACCATCTCTCCcgctttaaaaaatgacatTGTTAAAGAatgtgtttattttttcatatgGTATTGTTTTAAGCACGCTGCATCTTGTGAAAGTTTAATGGAAGAATTATCTAAAATTTCATCCTTTATACTTATTAcatttttccaattattattgttggacAATATCACACCAAATTATACTGGTTTGTTACCCAATGCAGCCTCAAGAATGTGTTctttaactttattaacTAGATTTTTATGTCTATCACCTAATAAAGTATCTTTTGAGTTTATTAAGGACACATTGTTAAGTTGTCCCTATCCGGAGGGGAAagtgtttattattagtattatgaAAGATTTAATGACAAGAAAATGCAATGTTTCTGCCGTTAATACCACTTTGAACATTGAGTTGTCTAATTTACACCTTACTGCTGCCAATAGTAGTGCTGAAAATAGCGATAGAAATGTAGACAAGGGCATTTCGCCAACTTTATCTGAAAAGGGGTCTGCTTGTTGTTATATTGAAATTAATGACGATATAATGGCTACAATTCACTCATTAACTATGCTTTGTATTGATACAATTAGGAAATCAGCATTGACTATTTTTGATGTTGGTACTTCTATTGGCGATAGTAATGGGTCCGACTCGTTTAAAGTAAATTTGCAAATACTATTATCATACTTAAACTTTTACTGTAGTGTTTATCAAAAATGGAATAGTAATTTATTAGAAATTGTAAACAGTGAAATTAGTACTTTTTTGAAGACCCATAAGAAAAATGATGATTCGCAATATGAAAAGTATCCTGAAATCCAATTTATTGATATGGCTAACAAAACattatattcatttatcaagattaaagataaagaaaatggaaaatag
- the HPC2 gene encoding Hpc2p (similar to Saccharomyces cerevisiae YBR215W | HPC2 | Histone Periodic Control) produces MGPKNNEIITINNNSNTPTLNNQHSKTNVSFLISEDKDTSSLPFLQLPSQLENNAFSIPGLKTQQSSSLVQKKKPENSFDAKKSNLTRNTSKTKTKTKNENSKDKGETSKSDLNNDSNNKKSENTTIQNTKIINNISTPTTAQKALATKAASFPVNSSPLIKNIQNTPKIFSSKLSTDTGNNPKNIHKYGSTSVSATPRKQQSDMTPGNNLVTKAATTVTKKDNGEYLGTPKIIKTSSLFNSNITNQNNNAEDDVNNIGNGVIVVNIPLYTTEDNNYLDENGQVVFNFTQIINDYNKKHHPKATGNKNVNAKLAGKRNLLNVLENKNNSNKNADGEDDLGELLDDELSGGDLDDLTGDDDVDDDEDADEEVNDGYHDPGNIGNSKLSKMIMGTGGNNTPNSKKQPHPNKGKSRIGKYDIDDPFIDDSELLWEEQRAATKDGFFVFSGPLIEKGHYASFERIDGTMKRGGVRSK; encoded by the coding sequence atggGCCCCAAAAACAATGAGATTATAACgatcaataacaatagcaaTACTCCTACTCTAAATAACCAACACTCCAAAACAAAtgtatcatttttaatttcagaGGATAAAGACACATCATCATTACCCTTTTTGCAGTTACCATCCCAGCTGGAAAATAATGCCTTTTCTATACCTGGCTTGAAAACACAACAAAGTTCTTCATTAGtgcaaaaaaagaaacctGAAAATTCATTTGATGCAAAAAAGAGTAATTTGACTCGCAATACTTCCAAAACTAAAACAAAGactaaaaatgaaaacagTAAGGATAAGGGGGAAACTTCGAAGAgtgatttaaataatgattcaaataacaaaaaaagcgAGAATACAACTAttcaaaatacaaaaatcatcaataatattagcaCTCCAACCACGGCTCAAAAAGCGTTAGCAACTAAAGCCGCCTCCTTTCCAGTTAATAGTTCTccattaattaaaaatattcaaaatacaccaaaaatattttcatctAAACTTTCCACAGACACTGGCAATAATcctaaaaatattcataaaTATGGTTCGACATCAGTATCTGCTACTCCAAGAAAACAACAATCGGATATGACTCCTGGCAATAATTTAGTTACAAAGGCGGCTACAACGGTTACTAAGAAGGACAATGGCGAATATCTAGGAACCCcgaaaattattaaaacaagtTCATTATTTAACAGTAATATAACCAATCAAAACAACAATGCAGAAGACGAcgttaataatattggcAATGGTGTTATTGTCGTGAATATTCCATTGTATACTACGGAAGATAACAACTATTTAGATGAAAATGGTCaagttgtttttaatttcactcaaattattaatgattataataaaaagcacCACCCTAAAGCGACTggcaataaaaatgttaatgCAAAACTTGctggaaaaagaaatctattaaatgttttagaaaataaaaataattcaaacaaaaatgcaGATGGTGAAGACGATTTAGGTGAATTACTTGACGATGAACTAAGTGGCGGAGATCTTGATGATTTAACTGGCGACGACGACGTTGATGACGACGAAGATGCCGATGAAGAAGTAAATGATGGGTATCATGATCCTGGTAACATTGGTAATAGTAAACTAAGTAAAATGATAATGGGCACTGGAGGAAACAATACTCCAAATAGTAAAAAACAACCGCATCCAAATAAAGGTAAGAGCAGAATAGGCAAATATGATATAGATGACCCATTTATAGATGATTCTGAATTATTATGGGAAGAACAAAGGGCAGCCACCAAGGATggtttttttgtattttctGGTCCCTTAATTGAGAAAGGACATTATGCTAGTTTTGAAAGGATCGACGGTACAATGAAAAGAGGGGGAGTCAGAAGcaagtaa
- the PKP2 gene encoding protein kinase PKP2 (similar to Saccharomyces cerevisiae YGL059W | PKP2 | Protein Kinase of PDH): MSYTTRLPDFTKYFPISRRVNDIAKMIPNINGAYPQKSKYVNMQHYYQNRDVLLPYVLNKQPHPVSLKQLALYYDDDRAFTSSKIIQSANFVRNEIIIRIAHKIFKLQNLPFELVNNYHLVQVYESYYDIFDRFRRLPEIKSLQDNDKFVEFANGILSDYNVLNLPHLIMGALESRILNLFPQAEMDELLSELLRARISRRLMVEEHLSLTSNFSHGREKNRIVFGDIFKTCNAKEYLLNASKMCEDFVKIEYGPTATLPDFIIEGDDDLSFFFLPGHLTYLLGEILRNSYEATIKEAIRKGLHKPDRIKVTIVRNEQSHIFRISDRGGGVVFNHNATDSLNLWSFGKSVDLAKKSLDNFHKLPEFQSDNIYEARRMLANGDNGINSINSKTTFENTSLSNMIEGNLGNKGNFYNKYESSLIDMLKRLPRYKLGVGLALCKVYADYWNGDLNVHSIDGYGTDTVLKLGNLMYLTDKLQLDKV, encoded by the coding sequence ATGAGCTACACTACTAGGTTACCTGATTTTaccaaatattttccaatatcAAGAAGAGTCAACGATATTGCTAAAATGATACCAAATATAAATGGAGCATATCcacaaaaatcaaaatacgTGAATATGCAGCATTACTATCAAAATAGAGATGTTTTATTGCCTTATGTTCTAAACAAACAACCTCATCCTGTTTCTTTAAAACAATTAGCCCTATATTATGATGATGATCGAGCATTTACTTCATCTAAAATTATCCAATCTGCCAATTTTGTACGTAATGAAATAATTATCCGGATTGCTCATAAGATTTTCAAATTGCAAAATTTACCGTTTGAACTGGTGAATAACTATCATTTAGTGCAAGTGTATGAAAGTTATTATGATATATTTGATAGATTCAGAAGACTACctgaaataaaaagtttacaAGATAATGATAAGTTTGTTGAATTTGCAAATGGGATACTAAGCGATTATAACGTTTTAAACTTGCCACACTTAATTATGGGTGCCTTGGAGTCTagaattttaaatttgttcCCACAAGCTGAAATGGACGAGTTGCTGAGTGAGTTGCTAAGAGCCAGAATTAGCAGAAGATTAATGGTTGAAGAGCATTTATCTCTAACTTCTAATTTTTCTCACGgtagagaaaaaaataggaTTGTATTTggtgatatttttaaaacttgcAATGCCAAAGAATATTTGCTTAATGCCAGTAAAATGTGTGAGGATTTCGTCAAAATTGAATATGGGCCCACAGCAACATTGCcagattttattattgaaggtgatgatgatttatctttttttttcttgccTGGGCACTTAACTTATTTATTAGGGGAGATTTTAAGAAATAGTTATGAAGCCACTATCAAAGAAGCCATTAGAAAGGGGTTGCATAAGCCAGATAGGATCAAGGTGACGATAGTGCGTAATGAACAAAGTCATATTTTTAGGATATCAGATAGGGGTGGTGGGGTTGTATTTAACCACAATGCTACTGATAGTTTAAATTTGTGGTCTTTTGGGAAGAGCGTAGATTTAGCCAAAAAATCCTTAGACAACTTTCATAAATTGCCTGAATTTCAGTCAGACAATATCTATGAGGCAAGAAGAATGTTAGCAAATGGCGATAATGgtattaatagtattaattCCAAGACAACTTTTGAAAACACCTCATTGTCAAACATGATTGAGGGCAATCTAGGAAATAAGGGTAATTTCTATAACAAGTATGAAAGTTCGTTAATTGATATGTTAAAAAGATTACCTAGATATAAATTGGGAGTGGGATTAGCATTATGTAAAGTATATGCAGATTATTGGAATGGAGATTTGAATGTGCATTCTATTGATGGATATGGCACAGATACTGTTTTGAAATTAGGGAATTTGATGTATTTGACGGATAAATTGCAATTGGACAAAGTTTGA
- the DUO1 gene encoding Duo1p, whose protein sequence is MQNNNNNPKDGNNTENNNSNSTLDNETMDKLIPTLFNQMNTTMLLQQNSNNRFSIPDGIFNSNHVTNFDNTNKITGLGPIINHPQKRRTTLLSSISNNNTNKIKSVNAKIAALIKESEQLDSIIPVINTLTHDILQKKTSNDITKLHGSTTQSLLLLGKYNKIFKESEKLIELSNNYNVLYNMLGTHTSASPDVNNNTNNSKTVIDKVILNVLSTKTKKLDDLNKKLIDLQKKKTATGNNHSNNNDSKNPLTRNKVLKPSLITKKNIKNTKSQIMNKRRLFDR, encoded by the coding sequence ATGCagaataacaacaataatccTAAAGATGGAAACAAtactgaaaataataatagcaatagtaCTTTAGATAATGAAACTATGGATAAATTAATACCTACCTTATTTAACCAAATGAATACTACAATGCTACTGCAACAAAATTCAAACAACAGATTCTCTATACCCGATGGCATTTTCAATTCCAATCACGTTACCAATTTtgataataccaataaaatCACTGGTTTGGGCCCCATCATCAACCATCCTcagaaaagaagaacaacCCTATTAAGTAGTATaagcaataacaataccaataaaataaaaagtgtAAATGCTAAGATTGCAGCTTTGATTAAAGAAAGTGAACAATTGGATTCAATTATACCTGTGATCAACACATTAACCCATGATATCTTGCAAAAGAAAACATCAAATGATATAACAAAACTACATGGAAGTACTACTcaatctttattattattgggtaaatataataagatttttaaagaaagtGAAAAGTTGATTGAATTGAGTAACAATTACAATGTTCTATATAACATGCTAGGTACGCATACCAGTGCTAGTCCAGAcgtcaataataatactaataattctaAGACTGTTATCGACAAAGTTATTTTGAATGTCCTTTCTACCAAAACGAAAAAATTGGAtgatttaaacaaaaaattaattgatttacaaaaaaaaaagacagcAACTGGGAATAATcacagtaataataatgatagtaAAAATCCCCTCACTAGAAATAAGGTTTTAAAACCAAGCTTGattacaaagaaaaatattaaaaacacaaaatCGCAAATAATGAATAAGAGAAGATTATTTGATCGTTAA
- the RAD6 gene encoding E2 ubiquitin-conjugating protein RAD6 (similar to Saccharomyces cerevisiae YGL058W | RAD6 | RADiation sensitive), producing the protein MSTPARRRLMRDFKRMKEDAPPGVSASPLPDNVMVWNAMIIGPADTPYEDGTFRLILQFDEDYPNKPPHVKFISAMFHPNVYANGEICLDILQNRWTPTYDVASILTSIQSLFNDPNPASPANVEAATLFKDHKSQYIKRVKETVEKSWEDDLDDLDDNEEEDDDEENQEDQNHE; encoded by the coding sequence atgtctACACCAGCGAGAAGAAGACTAATGAGAGATTTCAAAAGAATGAAGGAAGATGCACCACCAGGTGTGTCTGCGTCGCCCTTACCAGATAATGTAATGGTATGGAATGCAATGATTATTGGACCTGCAGATACGCCATATGAAGACGGTACTTTCCGATTAATTCTACAATTCGATGAAGATTATCCAAACAAACCACCACatgttaaatttattagtGCAATGTTCCATCCCAATGTTTACGCCAATGGAGAAATATGTCtagatattttacaaaatagATGGACCCCAACATATGACGTTGCTTCCATATTGACTAGTATTCAAAGTTTATTCAATGATCCTAATCCTGCATCACCAGCTAATGTTGAGGCTGCCACTCTATTTAAAGATCATAAGTCACAATATATTAAGCGAGTAAAGGAGACTGTAGAGAAATCATGGGAAGATGATTTAGATGACTTGgatgataatgaagaagaggatGATGATGAGGAGAATCAAGAAGACCAAAATCACGAATGA
- the ATG12 gene encoding Atg12p (similar to Saccharomyces cerevisiae YBR217W | ATG12 | AuTophaGy related) translates to MDHSNANVKPEKQDLAISDNSSLNEKKKINISEQLQFISQQLDQLTHTSTNNTSDSSNITGIDTTTNNTNNNSKETSDFNSKRIPINISQDNIKNNKEKINIRFSPIGGSIKQINTKMIIASYQPFSTIIQYIKKRLNLPHVYLYINNSFAPSGQQLVGELYEQFGIGDELCVSYCGGVAFG, encoded by the coding sequence ATGGATCACAGTAATGCTAACGTAAAACCAGAGAAACAAGATCTTGCCATTTCTGATAACAGCAGTctcaatgaaaaaaaaaaaatcaacatCTCTGAACAATTACAATTTATCTCACAGCAGTTAGATCAATTAACCCACACATCTACCAACAACACTAGTGACAGCAGCAATATTACTGGTATTgatactactactaataacacCAACAATAATTCCAAGGAAACTTCAGATTTTAATTCCAAAAGAATACCCATAAACATTTCACaggataatattaaaaataataaggaAAAGATTAACATACGATTCAGTCCCATAGGTGGGTCTATTAAACAGATAAATACCAAGATGATCATAGCTTCTTACCAGCCATTCtcaacaataatacaatacattaaaaaaaggttgAATTTACCGCatgtttatttatacaTAAACAATTCATTTGCTCCTTCAGGTCAACAATTAGTTGGTGAACTATACGAGCAGTTTGGAATCGGTGATGAATTGTGTGTAAGTTATTGTGGCGGCGTAGCCTTTGGTTGA